The DNA sequence TCCCTCTACATCGTCCTCACCAAGAAAGAGAACAAATCGTGGTCTCAGATCGCCTTCAAGGAAGATAAGTTGGGAAAGAGCGAAAAACCCGAAGAGAAGGAAGACCCATCGGCCGGCATCATGAACATGATGAAGAAGATGTACGAAGAAGGAGACGACAACATGAAGCGAACCATCGCTGAAGCCTGGACCAAGGCCAACGACAAGAAGGGAGGAGACAAGCCAGACTTCTCGGACAGGTACGATTTCCTGAAGAAGTGATTGTATGAACGAGGTGAATATTGGTTAATCTCTGCTATTGCATgccacatttaaaaaatgataaaaattactAAGATTATTTGAGGCAAAATCTTGCCCTCCCCTAacaggaaaattaaaaatttaaccaaaaagccaaaatccttttttcttgcaaatcccccaaaatataaaagaaatgacttgcagaaaaataaatatcaatTGCCCGCTAGGCTTTCCAATCTGTTAACCAATCTGCTTTAAGCTCCGCCCAGATTCACCACTAAATCTGGAAAGTTCTCGATAATAGCTGTGTTAATCGCTCTGATAGTGGCCTCTTCTTCCCTGTGGAGGAAATTGCAACGATGACCGTAAGGACAGTAGCCCTTTTTCAAGAAGCTGAAGCAAGGCTTTGTCTTATAGGAAGTGTTGATGTTCTCGTTGCACCTCAGCTCCTCAGGCCCGTGAGCAAACTGGCATTTCTTTCCGTAGGGACAGAACCCATGAGCCGCGAAGTTCTTGCAAAGGGAGCTCTTCACCTTTGAACGCCCACGATCGCCCATTTGGCCCATCAGGTTTTCAGTCGCTCTCAAGACGGTCGGCTCGGATTCGTCGGTTTCTGTGTCGGGGTCTGACTTAACCGGCGAGGCGTAGTAGTAAAAGGAGGAATTGAAGGTATGAACTGCTTGCATTAGTATTGCGTAATTAATATGATTATAATTCTCGTATTTCTCTTGTAAAATAACGTTTAATTCTGATCATTTATGGCAGAGACAAAACCTCTCCTTTTTGCCCCAGCCATCgatatttcttttctattttccaaTCAGGCCGGTCAATAATCCGTTAAATTATTTTTCCACCTGTGGTGATGGCTTTATTGATGACATATACCATGCATTCAAAGATATTTTTCAATTTCGCACATAAACTGC is a window from the Nymphaea colorata isolate Beijing-Zhang1983 unplaced genomic scaffold, ASM883128v2 scaffold0184, whole genome shotgun sequence genome containing:
- the LOC116268276 gene encoding uncharacterized protein LOC116268276 — protein: MDIESPPVSESVKMPGRRRKECNADQVDVIFDKWSVELRLRGYRNQNLIFAVKKLFAEIVPSESKYLLKNNSLYIVLTKKENKSWSQIAFKEDKLGKSEKPEEKEDPSAGIMNMMKKMYEEGDDNMKRTIAEAWTKANDKKGGDKPDFSDRYDFLKK
- the LOC116268277 gene encoding mRNA decay factor CTH2 codes for the protein MQAVHTFNSSFYYYASPVKSDPDTETDESEPTVLRATENLMGQMGDRGRSKVKSSLCKNFAAHGFCPYGKKCQFAHGPEELRCNENINTSYKTKPCFSFLKKGYCPYGHRCNFLHREEEATIRAINTAIIENFPDLVVNLGGA